The following coding sequences are from one Oryzisolibacter sp. LB2S window:
- a CDS encoding monovalent cation:proton antiporter-2 (CPA2) family protein has translation MSSLALTLLYLLAAVLGVVACRSLKLPPMMGYLAAGILIGPHALALTQNSEGVRHLGEFGVVFLMFTIGLEFNLPKLRAMRRHVFGLGLLQVLASMLVFTAGLLLLARLGGVWDMGWQTALALSGTLAMSSTAIVVKLMAERGELESEHGRRVLGILLFQDLAVVPLLVLIPALGSSPDKLLLALGLALVKAVVLVGVLLVGGQRVMRWWLTLVARRKSDELFMLNLLLVTLGLAWLTELAGLSLALGAFIAGVLVSETEYRHQVGTDIRPFHDVLLGLFFITVGMMLDWHVLLEHWALVLVLLSAPLLLKTAIIVALARGLGATTGVSLRTALYAAQAGEFGFVLLSLMRTHDLLQPSLMNPVLAAMVLSMLATPFLIQYSNRIVMKLVASDWLQQSLQVTSIARQAINTSGHVLICGYGRCGQNLARMLEHEAIPYMALDLDPDRVRQAAAAGDSVVFGDATRLQALKAAGLGRAAAVAVTYLDTPAALKVLSHAGAHAPHVPVVVRTQDDTHLDRLQAAGATEVVPEAIEGSLMLAGHALALVGVPMRRVLRLVQDQREARYGLLRGYFHGADDDTVTERDQERLYSLTLPPGAAAVGHRLAEFPLHAMGAQLINVRRANGRLSAPDDVAALAEGDTLVLSGHPTALSLAEEKLLRG, from the coding sequence ATGTCCTCACTCGCGCTGACGCTGCTGTATCTGCTGGCCGCCGTGCTGGGCGTGGTGGCCTGCCGCAGCCTCAAGCTGCCGCCCATGATGGGCTATCTGGCGGCCGGCATCCTGATCGGCCCGCATGCGCTGGCGCTCACGCAGAACTCCGAGGGCGTGCGCCATCTGGGTGAATTCGGCGTGGTGTTCCTGATGTTCACCATCGGCCTGGAGTTCAACCTGCCCAAGCTGCGCGCCATGCGCCGCCATGTGTTCGGCCTGGGGCTGCTGCAGGTACTCGCGTCCATGTTGGTGTTCACGGCTGGCCTGCTGCTGCTGGCGCGCCTGGGCGGCGTCTGGGACATGGGCTGGCAGACGGCGCTGGCGCTCTCGGGCACGCTGGCCATGAGCAGCACGGCCATCGTCGTCAAGCTCATGGCCGAGCGCGGCGAGCTCGAGAGCGAACATGGCAGGCGCGTGCTGGGCATTCTGCTGTTCCAGGATCTGGCGGTGGTGCCGCTCCTGGTGCTGATCCCGGCCCTGGGCTCCTCCCCCGACAAGCTGCTGCTGGCCCTGGGCCTGGCACTCGTCAAGGCCGTGGTGCTGGTGGGCGTGCTGCTCGTGGGCGGGCAGCGCGTGATGCGCTGGTGGCTGACCCTGGTGGCGCGGCGCAAGAGCGACGAGCTGTTCATGCTCAACCTGCTGCTGGTCACGCTGGGACTGGCCTGGCTGACCGAGCTCGCCGGGCTGTCGCTGGCGCTGGGCGCCTTCATCGCCGGTGTGCTGGTGTCCGAGACCGAGTACCGCCACCAGGTGGGCACGGACATCCGGCCGTTTCACGACGTGCTACTGGGCCTGTTCTTCATCACCGTGGGCATGATGCTCGACTGGCATGTGCTGCTGGAGCATTGGGCGCTGGTGCTGGTCCTGCTGAGCGCGCCGCTGCTGCTCAAGACGGCCATCATCGTCGCCCTGGCGCGCGGCCTGGGCGCCACCACAGGTGTGTCGCTGCGCACCGCGCTGTACGCGGCGCAGGCGGGCGAGTTCGGCTTCGTGCTGCTGTCGCTGATGCGCACGCACGACCTGCTGCAGCCCTCGCTCATGAACCCGGTGCTCGCTGCCATGGTGCTGTCCATGCTGGCGACGCCGTTCCTCATCCAGTACAGCAACCGCATCGTCATGAAGCTCGTCGCGAGCGACTGGCTGCAGCAATCGCTGCAGGTGACGAGCATCGCGCGCCAGGCCATCAACACCAGTGGCCATGTGCTGATCTGCGGCTATGGCCGCTGCGGCCAGAACCTGGCGCGCATGCTCGAGCACGAGGCCATCCCCTACATGGCGCTGGACCTGGACCCCGACCGCGTGCGCCAGGCCGCCGCCGCGGGCGACTCGGTGGTGTTTGGCGATGCCACGCGCCTGCAGGCGCTCAAGGCCGCGGGCCTGGGCCGCGCCGCGGCCGTGGCCGTCACCTATCTGGACACGCCCGCGGCGCTCAAGGTGCTCAGCCATGCCGGAGCCCACGCACCCCATGTGCCGGTGGTGGTGCGCACGCAGGACGACACCCATCTGGACCGGCTGCAGGCCGCCGGCGCCACCGAGGTCGTGCCCGAGGCCATCGAGGGCTCGCTGATGCTCGCCGGCCACGCACTGGCCCTGGTGGGCGTGCCCATGCGCCGCGTGCTGCGCCTGGTGCAGGATCAGCGCGAGGCGCGCTACGGCCTGCTGCGCGGCTACTTTCACGGCGCCGACGACGACACTGTCACCGAGCGCGACCAGGAGCGGCTGTACTCCCTCACCCTGCCGCCGGGCGCGGCCGCCGTGGGCCATCGACTCGCCGAGTTTCCGCTGCACGCCATGGGCGCGCAGCTGATCAACGTGCGGCGCGCCAATGGCCGGCTGTCCGCCCCCGACGATGTGGCCGCGCTGGCCGAGGGCGACACCCTGGTGCTGTCGGGCCACCCCACGGCGCTGAGCCTGGCCGAGGAGAAACTGCTGCGCGGCTGA
- a CDS encoding adenine phosphoribosyltransferase: MPHFDVTDFLRQHIRTVPDWPAPGVQFRDITPLLQDPKVFRVLIDAFVHRYMDRAMRPDVVAGLDARGFILGSVVAYELNVGFVPIRKKGKLPFTTVEETYELEYGSATVELHADAVQSGDRVLLIDDLIATGGTMMAGKKLLERLGATVMEGAAIVDLPELGGSARLRASGLPLFTLVDFSGH, encoded by the coding sequence ATGCCCCACTTCGACGTCACCGACTTTCTGCGCCAGCACATCCGCACCGTGCCCGACTGGCCGGCGCCGGGCGTGCAGTTTCGCGACATCACGCCACTGCTGCAGGACCCGAAGGTGTTTCGCGTCCTGATCGACGCCTTCGTGCACCGCTACATGGACCGCGCCATGCGCCCCGACGTGGTGGCTGGGCTGGACGCGCGCGGCTTCATCCTGGGTTCGGTCGTGGCCTATGAACTCAACGTGGGCTTCGTGCCCATACGCAAGAAGGGCAAGCTGCCCTTCACCACGGTGGAGGAGACCTACGAGCTCGAATACGGCAGCGCCACCGTGGAGCTGCATGCGGACGCCGTGCAGTCCGGCGACCGGGTGCTGCTGATCGACGACCTCATCGCCACGGGCGGGACCATGATGGCGGGCAAGAAGCTGCTCGAGCGGCTGGGCGCCACGGTGATGGAGGGGGCGGCCATCGTCGACCTGCCCGAGCTCGGCGGATCGGCCCGGCTGCGCGCCAGCGGGCTGCCGCTGTTCACGCTGGTGGACTTCAGCGGGCATTGA